The genomic region CAGAAAGCCGACGCTGGAGACGGGATCGACGTCGCGAGGTACGACCTCTCCGGCGTTCCACCGGGCGCCTCCGCTGCCGAGCGCGCCCGCGTCGACGACGGTGACCTCGCACCCCCGCCGCACCAGCGCCAGGGCGCTGAGCAGCCCAATTGGGCCAGCACCGATGACGATGACCGACTGCGTCATGCCGTACCTCCTTGCCTCGGCCAAACAGGTCCGCCAGTAAACCAGCGGTTGAAGTGGCAGTCAAAAAATGAAGTGTAGCCAAATTTCCGATGCCGTTATAAGCTGCGTCACACCAAGCCACAGGCCGCCCCGTTGGGGAAATCCGGGCCCGTCGAAGATTGGAACGAAAAGTGCGAATCAAGCTTGCTTGTATGGGTTTTGCCGCTCTGGTCGCGGCGGCGGGGACGGCCTGCAGCGGCTCCAGTGCCCCCACAGACGTCGATCTGGGATCCGGTCCGGCCGTGGCCGGTCAGGTCAAGGAAGGCGCCTTGGACGGGGTGACCCTGACCTTCGTGTCGTGGGGCGGCGCCTACCAGGATGCGCAGAAGACGAGCGTGATGGATCCGTTCGCAAAGCAGTCCGGCGCAACGGTTCTCGATGACGGTCCGACCGAGTACGCCAAACTACAGGCGCAGATCGCCAACAAGCAGGTCAGCTGGGACGTCGTTGACGTCGACGGTTTTTACACGCCGACCCGCTGCGGAACCGAGTTGATGAAGCTGGACTGGTCGATTATCGACAAGAGCCAGGTCCCCGAGGGGATGGCGACCGACTGCTCGGTGCCCGCCAACGTGTTCGGCGACGTCCTGGCCTTCAACGAGGACAAGGTCGGCGACGCGCCGACGAGCTGGGCGGACTTCTTCGACGTCGCCAAGTATCCGGGCAAGCGAGCGGTCTCGCAGTCCACCGACACCGGGGTGTTCGAGGCCGCACTGCTGGCCGACGGTGTGTCCCCGGACAACCTGTACCCGCTCGACGTGCCGCGGGCAGTCCGCAAGCTCAACAGCATTCGCGATCATCTGGTTTTCTATACCTCGGGATCGCAAGCCCAGCAGATGCTGGAATCCGGCGAGGTCGACATGGGAATCGTGTGGACCAGCCGCGCACGAGGGGCCGCCGAGTCCGGTGCGCCAGTCGCGGTCATGTGGGACCAGGCGTTCTCGACCTACGAGTCGCTGGCGGTGCCCACAGGCGTCAAGAATCCCAAAGCCGCTATGGCACTGATCAACTTCTATCTCGGCGTCGATCAGCAGAACGAGTTCGCCGCGATGAACGGCAGCGGTCCGGTCAACACCGAGGCCACGCCCGCCTACAAGGGTGACGCCGGCAGTTTCCAGATCACCAACCCGGCCTACGCCGACAAGGTGGTAAAGATCGACATGAACTACTGGGGGCAGAACTACAAGATGCTCGACGACTCCTACAACGGCTGGGTCTCGGGAGCCTAAGCCCTCGTCATGATTCAACAACCCGTTCCCATTGGACCTGCCGCGGGGCCGTCCGACGATGGTCCGTCGACGGCCGCCGCGGACGGCAGACGCGACCGACTGCTAGTGCTGGGGCTTCTCGCCCCGGCACTGGCGGTACTTGCCCTGCTGTTCGTCTATCCCGTCGCCGTCGGGATCCTGCAGAGCTTCTCCCAACCGCGCTGGGGTTGGGATAACTACGTGTGGTTCTTCGGCTCGGACGTCAATCGCGCGATGCTGTGGCGCACCGTGGTGGTTGCGATTCTGACGACCGTCATCACCTTGCTGATCGCTTATCCGTACGCGTACTTGATGACGCTCGTCGGCCCACGCATGCGCGTCTTGTTGCTTGCTCTGGCGGTGTTGCCGTTCTGGATCAGCGCCCTGATCAGGACCTTCGCCTGGTTCGTGATCCTGCAGGACACCGGCACCCTCAATAAGGGCCTCGACGTGCTCGGCCTGGGCCCGGTGCACCTGATTCGCACCCCCGCCGGTGTTCTCATCGGCATGGTGCAGGTGCTGCTGCCCTTCATGGTGCTACCGCTGTACAACGTCATCCGCACTATCGACCGGCGACTGCTGCAGGCCGCCGAAAGTGCCGGCGCCAGACCGTCAGTGGCCTTCTTCACCGTCTACGTGCCACTGTCGTTGCCCGGCGTGGCCGCTGGATCCATCGTGGTCTTCATATCAGCTCTGGGGTTCTACATCTTTCCCGCACTGCTCGGATCTCCGCAGGAAGCGCTCATCGCACAAGCCATCTACGACCAAACTGCACGCAGCTTGAACTTCGGGCGCTCCGGAGTCATGGGTGTTGTGCTCCTGGGGGTCGTCGCGGCAGTCTTCGGCGTAGTCGCCCTGGCGTCGTCGCTACGGCACAGGGCCAACCGATGACCCGCACACTGACCCGGACCTTCCTCTGGCTAACAGCAGGTTTGGTCGCGGCGTTCATGCTGCTGCCGGTGCTGATCGTCGTTCCCCTGAGCTTCTCGGAGAAGGCGTCCTTCGAGTTCCCGCCCAGCGGCTGGTCGACGCGTTGGTACGAGCGATTCTTCAGCAACTCGGCATGGTCGACCTCGTTGACCAACTCCCTGCTCATCGGCGTCGTCGTCAGCGTGGTCTCCGTCATCATCGGCACTGCAGCAGCTTTGGGACTGCGCCGCCTGTCGACACGGTATTCCGCGCTGCTAAGACTGACGTTCCTGGCGCCCCTGATCATCCCCGGCGTCGTCATCGCCGTCGGCGTCTACACACTGTTCCTGCGCAGCCACCTCGTCGGCACCTACCTCGGGTTCGTGCTCGCCCACACGCTAATGGCGTTCCCGTTCGTCGTAATCTCCGTTAGTGCCTCGCTGGCCAGCTTCGACGACCGGCTACTGGACGCCTCCGCCAGCCTGGGCGCCTCTCCCATCACGTCGTTCGCTCTGATCACGCTGCCAGCGATCGCACCCGGGGTGGCCGCGGGAGCCCTCATCGCCTTCGTCACGTCTTTCGACGAGGTACTGCTGTCCATGTTCATCCAGGACCCCTCCCTGAGGACACTGCCGGTTCAGATGTACTCGACTCTGATCCGCGACACCGATCCCACGATCGCCGCAGCCTCCACGTTGATCCTGGCTGTCACAACCATCGGCGTCACGCTCGTCCTCACGTACGCGGCACGAAAGGCCAAAGATGCCAACTAAACTCCCCCGGGGCATCGGCGCACCAGTCGAGCTCAAGAATCTGTACAAGAGCTACGCCGGCCGCGACGTAGTCAAGAACATCTCGATGTCAATCAACGCCGGCGAGTTCGTGACCCTGCTCGGTCCCTCTGGCTCCGGCAAGACCACCACCCTCAACTTGATCGCCGGCTTCACCCCGATCACGTCGGGCTCGATCGCCGTCAACGGCCAGGACCTCAGCGGCACACCAGCCCACAAGCGAGGACTAGGCGTCGTCTTCCAGCACTACGCCTTGTTCCCCCATCTGACCGTCGACCAGAACGTCATGTACCCGCTGCGCCGACGGCGCATCTCCCGCGCCGAAGCTCGAAAACGTGCGGGGGAGACCTTGGAACTGGTCGGCCTTGGAGGGTACGGAAAGCGGCGCGTCAACCAGCTCAGTGGCGGTCAACAACAACGCGTGGCGCTCGCGCGTGCACTCATCTACTCGCCGCCCCTGCTGTTGATGGACGAACCGCTGGGCGCACTCGACAAACGTCTCCGCGATGCACTGCAGATGGAAATCAAACGCGTGCAAAGCGAACTCGACAGCACCTGTATCTTCGTCACCCACGATCAAGAGGAGGCGCTGGTCATGTCGGACCGCGTCGCGGTCTTCAACGATGGTCAGATCGTGCAGTTCGACCGACCCGAGGTGCTCTACCGCCAGCCCGCCAACCTCTTCGTCGCACGGTTTCTCGGAGACTCAGTCCTCCTCGACGGCGAAGGCGCGGGCGATGTGTTCACCACGTCGACGGGCAAGATTCGGCTCAACCAACCCCACCAGGGCAAGGGGACGCTGTTCCTGCGCCCTGAAAAGCTCCGCATCGCCGCCCAACCCAACGACGTCCCAGAATCCGCCGACACGCTCCGGGCCACGGTCGTACGCACCATCTTCGTCGGGCCTTCAGCAAAGGTGGAGGTCGAACTTGCCGACGGCACCACTGCAGTCGCTCGGCTGGCCGACGAACATGCCACACTGTGGCGACCAGGCGATTCCGTTCACCTGTGGTGGACATCCCAGGAAGCGCGCGTACTTGTCGATTGAGGCATCGAATGATTGATGAAGTGGGCGGCGGTGATCACGTCGACACAACCACTGAGCGCGAACGTTTCGGCGCGCGCCTCCGTTCCGTGCGACAAGGCCAAGGGCTGACGCTCAACCAGGTCGCGGCCCGAGCTGGTGTCACCGCCAGTGCGCTAAGCCAAATCGAACGCGGACGTAGCGGGGCGACCATCGAGACCGTTGTCCGGATCGCCGGCGCGCTCAACGTCTCGACGGGTAGCCTTTTCATCGAAGATAACTGGCGCACACAACCTCTGCGCCGCGCCGACCGAGTCGCCATGCGCGGCAGCGGCGGACATCTTCAAGAAGTCCTCAACCGACGCGGCGGAACCCGCTTCGAAGTCTTCGAAGTGCAGATCCCGCCCGGCGTCAGCGACGCACCGCATCTCTACGCACACGGCGACTCCGAGGAAATGCTGCTCATCCTCGACGGCGCGCTCGAACTCCAGCTCGGCGGACACACCTACCAGTTAGAAGAAGGCGACACGATCGAATTTCAAACGTCGATCCCGCACCTGGTCACCAACAAACGCAAGACCGAGGCCCGCGCACTTTGGATCATCTCTCCGCCCACCAGCGGACGGCACTACGAATCCGACGCATCTCCCAAGGGCCACCGACGCACAAAGGACTCAAACGCGTCTGACTGACCTGAACCCAGACCGTCTCGCTGCGGCTCTTGCGCCAGCACGTCATCGATCGGCCTGCAGGCATTCCGGCCGGCATTGTTGGTCGTCGATCATCATTGGCCGTACGTGCGTCGGAGATTGGCGTTGATCAGTTCTCCAATGCGCTGAAACATGTGCTGCACGAAGCGGGCCTCCGGCAGCGGATCATCGAGATGCAGCGTCCATCGCAGGTCGGTTCCCCCGCGCGCCGCCGCGAGATCGAAGCGTAAGCGCGCGTCGGGGCGTTCGGGCCACAGTGATGACCACACGACGTAGTCAGGCCGATCCGCCTCGGTGACGGTCGGAGCGACTTCGTCATCGTGCAACACCATCCACGGGCGAACTGGCTGCCGATGGGGATCGCACAAATCGTCGAAGACCACCCCCGGTGGGGCGGGTTGGTTGCGCATACGCGTCCCGACCTCATTCACTGCCCCACCTCCTCTCGCGCCTGCAACGCTCAGTCAACTGTCGCCTGGGAGCGGCGATGCGCGGACCATAGCGCCCAACAGACCGGCGGCTCAACCTTCTCAAGGGTGCGGAGGTGTGCGTGGACCGATTTGGCCCTTGCACATGCGCAGGATCAAGGCGATCTCGTCCTCCGAGCGGACTGCTGGAGTCAGAACTTGCCGTAAGAGCAGGCCTCGAAGCGCGGCAACGGCGACGGTGGCCATGGTCAGCGCGTCCTCGGGCTCGAGCCCGTCGCGTTCGGCGAGCGCGGCCAGCATCTTGGTCAAGTCGTCGAGCGAGTCGCTGAACTCACGAAAGTTGTCGGGGTTGTACGCGGCCAGTCCTACTACGTGAAAGAAGCCGCGGACACGCGGCAGCTGCTCCGGGCGGGTGTAGGCCCGCCAGATCGCCACGACGAGGTCGTCAAAGGTGCCCTGTTGGGCGGTCTTGAAAAGCGCCTCGTTGTCACGAGATCGCTGCACCGTGAGCATGGCCGCCAAGACGCCCGACAGAGACCCGAAGTGGTACCGCAGCAGCGCGTGGCTGGTCGCCGCCCTGGCGGCGACCTCACGCAGCGACACCTCCGGCGAGGGAAGGCCCTCCCCGTAGGCGTCGAGAAGCCGAGCCAGCAGGCGGTCGCGTGCGTCGCCTCTGCGTTCCGCGCTTGACAAGCTCACTCCCGCAGTTTATCCATTGGATAACAATTATCCAATGGACAAGAACCGCTGAGGCGCCGTGCCGCGAGGCCGGCCGAGTTGTGAAGGACCTCCGATGAGCTCCATGTGGCAGGGCTGTCTCGCCGACACCGACTACTTCGAGATGCGTTCCAGCGGTGGGCATGACTACGGCGTCTGGGTCACCACGCCACCCGGATACGACCCCGCCACGACGCAAGCGCCTGTCGTGTATGTCCTCGACGGCAACTTTGCCGTGGGCCTGACGGCTCCGCTCATCGTCACCCAGATGGACCCCATGCAGCGGATCCAGCCCTACATCCAGGTCAGCGTCGGCTACGCGGGCGAGGAAGCACAGGACTGGGATCGGCTGCGCAACAGAGACTTCGTGCCACCGGGCGAGCCCATCGCCAAGGAACTCATCGACGCCGTGGAGATGGGACTGCAAGCGGGCATGAGGACGCGCGAGGAGGCCGACGCCTACCTCGCCGAATTGCGCGACACGCACGCCGATGTGTTCCTGACCTTCCTCACCACCGAACTGCACCCGCGGATCGCACGCGCCTACGGCACAGCCGCGAGCGGTCACGGCCTTTTCGGCTACTCCTACGGCGGACTCTTCACTCTCTACGCCTGGCTCACCGGCAGCACGCTCTTCGAGAGCATCGGAGCGGGCAGCCCCGGCGTCATCGCTGAAGACAGTCAGGTCTTCGCCCAGCTCCAAGAGATGGGTGACAGCCAGCGTGCCGCCAAGCTTCACGTGACCTTCAACGACCGAGAGCTTCTCGGAGACCTGGCCGTCTACCAAAGCCTCGCGAAGAACACCGCCACCGTGCTTCACCGCCTCACCGCACGCAGCGAAGCGGTCACCAGCGAGATCCTGCAGGAAACGCACGTGACTGGCCTGCAGGCCTCATTCCTCAGCTACCTCAGGACCTGCCGTCCCCTGTAAGCGCGAAACATGCCTTCCGCTTGCCAGACCCGAGCTAGACCAGATTCTGAACTGCTTTCGTGAACGAAAGTGCTCAGAGGGGCCAGGTCAAAGGGTCCAGGAGCAGGTAGAAGCGGAGTCGTTCGGCGTCTAAGTCGATGCCGTACTGATCGGAGAACTCGCGGTCTGCTTGGCGGGCTGTGCGCTCATCGGGCCATGTCTCGCGGGCGTTCGTAAGAAGGAGCGCGATGTCGGCATAGGGGTCTGCCCGCCCAAGCCGGCCAAGGTCGATCAGCCCGCAGACTCGTCGGGTGTCGGGATCGACGAGAACGTTCGGCAGACAGAGGTCACCGTGGCAGACGACTAACTCGTCGCGCTCCTGTTCTACACGGCGCGGCAACTCGTCTTCGAGGTGTCGCAGTATCTGCGCCGGCGGGGTCTCCTGCAGTTCAGGCGGCAAGAACTCAGCCTGAACGCGGTTCTCGGCCACGGTTGTTCGGGCGAGATCCATCATCGTCGCCAAACTTCTGTCGAAGGGACAGCTCGCCGCGTCGAGGTCGTGCAACTCGCGTGCCAAGTTGGTGATTGACAACCAGGTCTCGCGGAGCGTGTCGGCGCCGAGTTGGTCAGCCGGAACGCCAGCAACGGCGCGCGTCACTAGACAGGCGCCGCGGTCGGTGCTTCGCCAGTCCAGCACGGCCCCAACGGGAATGCCGGCATCACCGAGCCACACTATTCGGTCACGTTCGGCGGCCAGATCGGCACAACGCTCAGGTGTCACCAGTTTCGCGTAGCGCGCACCGTCGTGGTCGCGTAGCACCGTATCGCCGGACTCACCGGTCGTGACGGGCACCCACTCCGCATCCTCAGGCAACAGCTGCGTCGACAACCAAGCGTTCACCGGCATATCTCAATCATGGCTTACCGGATTCGACGAGACTCGCGGTGCACCGAGAAAGCCGCGCCCGCACCCATACTGGTCACCGTGCTCGATCATGCCGAGGTGGTGCGGCTGTACGGCCCGTGGAGTGTTCGAACTCCTCGCGAGGCGGCCGACTTCCTTCGCGGTTACCCGGGCAGGTGGTGGATCGCCGGCGGCTGGGCGATCGATGCATTCACCGGGACCACACGCGCGCACGGAGACCTCGACATCGGTATCCCACGCATGGAGGCAGCGGGTTTCATAGCGTTCGTCGGCGCGACCCTGGACGTGTGGGCAGCCGCAGGAAGCCTGACACCGCTCCCCCGCGGCGGGTCGAGCGTTCCAGATGACTGCGGCAACCTCTGGTTGCGGGCAAGCGGTGCCGATCCGTGGGAATACGACGTCCTGCTCGAAGACGTCCGCGAGGAGACCTGGGTCTACAAGCGCGCCACACACATCTCGCGGCCCCTCAGTCACTGCCTGTGGTCACGCGATGACATCACCTACCTACGGCCCGAGATTCAACTCCTGCTCAAAGCGAAGGACGCCCGGGCCAAGGACGCTTTCGACCTCGAGCGGTGCCTCCCGCGCCTCGACGAATCCAGCCGCACTTGGCTCGCTCAGCGATTGCGCCAGGAGAGCCCCCGACACCCCTGGGTCGGCAAACTGGCCGTCAGCACGACTGACCTCGGCTAACGGTCGGTCAACTCGGCACTGTGCATCCGCTATGTACCAACCTATTTCAAATCACTGCGTCGTTTCTCTAGAAGCGGTGTCATCGAGTAACCGGCGTCAGCCAAAGGGGCTTGATACGTTTGCTGCTGAGGGGAGTCAAGATGAAGGTGTTCCCTGACGCGGGGCGGCGTCGACGCACTGTTTATGTCGCTATCGTCGACGGAGTCGTGATCATCGCCGGTTCGATCGTTGCCCTTGCCGTGTTGGGCTCGCGGCCCAATGAACGAGGGGTCGCGGCTCTGCGTCACGCCGTGCCTCCCGGTGATGAGTGGGCGGGGCTAGATCGCGTCTCGCAATGGCCGACTGACTGGACATCGGCTGTGTGCAGACCACCGGTGTACTGGTTGAAGGCTGAAAACAAAGACCTGCCGCACGCAACTCGACGAGGAGTTTGTCAGGCCAAAATTGCCCCGGCGGGTGAGTACTTCGACGTCACTCTCGCGCGTTTCAACAACGAGCTTGAGATGCAGGTCGACCTGCAGAACTACGGGTATGAGGCGTACGCGTTCGCTTACGATCAAGGAGGTTTGCTGGTTTACGCCATCTCCGGGTCGGTTCAAAACATGGACATCACGGCGGTGTTGGAACCCCTGGAGAGATACGGCTTCAACGTTTATCACGACCCTGGTCCATAGCGTCCCGGGCAGCACCGACTTCGCTAGCTGGCAGTCTCCTGGGTCTCGCCGCCCAACGTGGTAGCCAAGTGCTTGGCTCCCGTCGTTGGGCCTGGCGGTATGTGTCGAGGTGGACACGCAGCGCAGCAAGTCCGGGATGCTGGTTTGCGGTATGCCAGATCAGCGAGTGCGGGTAAACCGGGGCGGGGTTGCGCACCGGGATCCGTCGCAGGCCGTATAGATCCGGCCAGAGGTAGCGGTCTCGCCTGCCGACAAGCGTTGCGATACAGGGCTCTTCGCGCAGAGCTTCCATCAGGGCTTCGTCGCCGAAGTGCGGACCGTGACCGTCGATTGTGAGGTCGAATGCTGCTGCGAGGTCCTCGTAGAATGCGGCCCACTCGGTTCCGGGGACGATGCCTGGAATCCACACTCTGAACCCGCGCAGTTGATGTGGCGTGACGACGGCTTCAGCAGCGAGCTGGTGCGCCGGGCCCACCAGCACTTCGAGTTCATCATCGACGGCGCGAAGCGTGCTCAAGCCGTGAGGCAGTTCGGTGTCCGGCGTGGTGACTGCGCGAAATGCTGCATCAATGGCGCCGGACTGCACGGCTGCTAGGGCGCCGGTGAGGGTGTTGTCGACCAGCGTGACAACCTCAACGTTCACCCCGGGGTACGCGCGGTGAAAGCCCTGCAGCACGACCGAGGGGGCAACACGACGATTGGTGACATCGACACGTAAGACGCGATTCTGTGGCTGAACGGATTTCCGAGCCCGGTCGGCGGCGCGAAGCACCTCCGCCGCGTGCGGAAGAAACGAACGACCCTCCAAAGTGAGCTTCACGCCGTGAACACTGCGCACGAATAGCGTTGCTCCCACCGTGCGTTCGAGCACGGCTATGCGTTTCGACACCGCCTGCGGAGTGATGTGCAAATCATCGGCGGCGTCTTGAAACCGGCCCAGCTCGGCGGCCACCACAAAGGTGCGAATGCCTTCAACGTCCAACGGTCGTTCCCCACTGTTGGTTGTGTCGTGCTCGCGTGTCGGTTGCTTGATGCACCCACATACCCGCTGCTGCAATCGGCGCATGCCTCATGTGACATCTGGCCGTCTGTACATCCACACTCCCGAGTGGGCTCAGGTCGCCCGCAGGATCGAACAGGTTACGACTCTCACCTCGCGCCTGAATCTGCTGACCTTCGACGACGACGCCGGACGGAGGGCACTGCTCGACGAAATATTCGGTCGAGCGCTGCCCGAAACCCTCACGCTGTATCCACCGTTCTTCACCGACAATGGGCTCAACACAACGTTCGGCGAGAACGTGTTCGTCAATCAGGGGTGCCGGTTCTACGACCAAGGCGGTATCCGGATTGGCGACGCAACCATGATCGGTCCGAACACCCATCTCATCACCTCCGGGCACCCCGTTCCACCTGCAGAACGGCGAGAGTACATTCTGGCCGCACCGATAGTGCTCGAAGACAACGTCTGGCTCGGCGCGGCAGTCACCATACTTCCCGGCGTCACGATCGGTGCGAACTCAGTAGTCGGTGCCGGCGCCGTCGTCACCAAGGACGTCCCGCCCAACACGCTAGTAACAGGATCCGCCGCAACCGTCCGCAAGCAGTGGGAGGTCTAAGGATTTGACGACGCGGGCGCATGAGTCTTAACGGCGCATTGTGTCGGTGGCGAAGAGGCGACTGCACGATTGAGGACCGGCCGAACAGACGCCCTGATTGGGGCGTCAGTTCAGATAGTCGGCACCCCCGACGTAGGTCGTCCCGGGAGCATTGGATTGCAGTGCCGCCCGGGCGATTTCGGTGGCAAATTCCTCAACGCTCGGAAGCGGGGCTTGGTCACGACGGGCTTCGACGGAGGCGGGGTCTTTGCGTTGGAGAAGTCGGACGATGATGGTTCCGTCGATCATGTCGCCGGATACGACCTTCAGTTCGATCCCACGTTTCGCCAGGGCGGGTTTGGCGGCCAGCAGCGCATCCTCACCAGCGCGCTTGCTCTGCGCGATCGGTTCGTACCCGTCGGGCACCGGCTTGTCCGGATAGAAGTGCGCTTGATGACTGGTGACGAAGACAATCCGCGCCCCAGGCGCCATGAGCGGAAGAGCGAGCGTCACGAGACGCAGCTGCGCATCACGATTCAGGCGCATTGCGTAACTCGGGTCGGCTCCGCGCTCCAGACCGCCAGAGGCGTTGAGCACCAACACATCAAGTGCATCAAATCGCTCACCAATAGCCGCCAGCAGCGCCTCCACCTGCGCTCCATCACAGACGTCGGCGCCGGCAGCCGATGCCTGTCCCCCGGCCGCACGGATCCCGTCGACCACAGCGTTGGCTCTCTTGGCCTTTTCACGGTAGTTGACCAGAACATGGACACCAGCCGCGGCGAGGAGCCGAGCCACCTCGGCGCCGATCCCGCGGGACGCGCCCGTCACCAACGCGACAGGTGTGGCCATCCGCCCGTTAGGGCGAGCGCGGCCATCGCCACCTACCTCGCCGTCGTCGGCGTCCCCACCTTGACCGATCATGCAAATCTCCTTGTCACCGTGCGGCGCATTTCTTAGATACTACTTAACTTTGTCTTATTTTTCTTATTTTCGTGTTAGCGTCGATCGCATCGCGCGCCGGAGCGCGCTGGGGAGGCGGTACGACATGACCGACCACGCTGTTGTTCTCGGCGCGGGAATCGCCGGACTATTGGCTGCGGCGGCCCTGGCCGACACGCATGCGACCGTCACCGTCGTCGAACGAGATCGCCTGCCCGACGGTCCATTCGAGCGCCGCGGCACACCCCAGGCACCCCACCTGCACAGCATTCTGTCCCGGGGGTGGCTCACCATCGAGGAACTGCTCCCCGGGTTTCTCGCCGACCTGGCCGCTCGCGGAGGCGACGTTCTCGACGACGCCCACCTCGGGGCTCGCATACACGTCCAGAACGGTCCCTATACCTTCAACCGCACCGACCCGGTCGCCGACCCGGCGGCCCTCACCATGCATCTGGTGACCCGGCCGTTCGTCGAGTTCCACCTACGCCGGCGGGTCGCCGCCCTGCCCAACGTCACCATCACCGACGACCACGACATCGTCGAACTCGCTGCCGCACAACCCCACCGGATCACCGGCGTCTCGATCAGCGACCGCCGCACCGGCCATACACAGGCACTGTCCGCCGACCTGGTCATCGATGCCACCGGACGGGGCAGCCGCACACCCCTGCTGCTCGACAACCTGGGCCTCGGACGGCCACCGCGGCGATCCTTCACCGTTCACGGTGTGTACTACAGCCAACGAATCACCATCCCCGACCACGACACGTTCCGCGAACGCCTGATCCTGGTCGTCCCGCCCACCGCTGCCGGGCGAGGTGGCCTCATCGCGGGCGAGAACGACACATGGACGTTGACCGTGGCCAAGCACACCAACGACCCCCATTCGCCCCCAACGACATTCGCGGACATGCTGGCCCTAGCCGAAGAGTTCGTTCCGCCACACATCCATCCAGCCTTGCAGCGGGCACAACCGCTCACCGATGTGATGGTCCACCGCTACCCCGGCGGCACCTGGCATCGCTACGATCGCCACCCTCACCAGCCCGAGGGCCTGCTCGTCGTGGGTGACGCGCTGTGCTGCCTCGATCCCATCCACGGCCAAGGCATCACCATGGCCGCGCTACACGCACACGCCCTCCGCACACACCTACGCCACGGCCGAGACGTTGACCCGCGACGCTTTCATCAGGCGCTGGCAGCCGTCACCGCACCCGTGTGGGCCATGAACCAGCCCCCCGGCCACACCACGACCCGCAGCGTCAAACATGCCCTACAAGGACGTCTCATCCGGTGGGGGCGCCACAAGATCCTCCAATCCGCCGACGACATCGTCGTCACCGAACGGCTCATCCGCGTGGTCAACATGATCGACCCGCCACAACGCCTCCTGGAGCCGACACTGCTCGCCCGCGTGGCCACACACCACATCCGTCAGACACTGACCCGCTACCGCCGACACCCAGGAGCGAACACCCATGCTTGAAGTCGTCTACCGCAACGCTCGCACCCGAGTCGCTGACCTTGCCGCCACCCTCAGCGCCGAACAACTACAGGCACAGGTACCTGCCACACCGCGATGGACAACACACGACCTGATGGCCCATCTCGTCGGATGTGCCGCCGATGCGGCCAGCGGACGAGTAGACGGAGCGCCGGGTGACCAGTGGACGGCACGGCATGTCGCCGAACGCCGACACCTCTCCGTGGGTGAGCTGCTCGTCGAGTGGGACCGTGTCGGCCCAGCAGCAGAATCCACCCTGACCGAGGAACAGATCTTCGGACCCAACATCGCCGCCGATGTGACCTGCCACGAATCGGACCTGCACGAGGCGCTGGGACTGCCTCGCGTCGACCGCGAGCACTGGCAGCCATTCCTCGAGGTGATGATGGGGTATCTGCGGAACCAGCTCCGGCACAACACGACTGTGCTAATCCGCGACGAGGAAGGGCAGCAATGGAGTTGCGGTTCGGGAGAACCCACCACGCTGCTACGGGCCGACGGTTACGAACTTCTCCGTGCCACACATAGCCGCCGCTCCCGGACCCAGATCGCCGCCTGGGACTGGACACCCACAGC from Mycolicibacterium sp. YH-1 harbors:
- a CDS encoding ABC transporter substrate-binding protein → MGFAALVAAAGTACSGSSAPTDVDLGSGPAVAGQVKEGALDGVTLTFVSWGGAYQDAQKTSVMDPFAKQSGATVLDDGPTEYAKLQAQIANKQVSWDVVDVDGFYTPTRCGTELMKLDWSIIDKSQVPEGMATDCSVPANVFGDVLAFNEDKVGDAPTSWADFFDVAKYPGKRAVSQSTDTGVFEAALLADGVSPDNLYPLDVPRAVRKLNSIRDHLVFYTSGSQAQQMLESGEVDMGIVWTSRARGAAESGAPVAVMWDQAFSTYESLAVPTGVKNPKAAMALINFYLGVDQQNEFAAMNGSGPVNTEATPAYKGDAGSFQITNPAYADKVVKIDMNYWGQNYKMLDDSYNGWVSGA
- a CDS encoding ABC transporter permease, encoding MIQQPVPIGPAAGPSDDGPSTAAADGRRDRLLVLGLLAPALAVLALLFVYPVAVGILQSFSQPRWGWDNYVWFFGSDVNRAMLWRTVVVAILTTVITLLIAYPYAYLMTLVGPRMRVLLLALAVLPFWISALIRTFAWFVILQDTGTLNKGLDVLGLGPVHLIRTPAGVLIGMVQVLLPFMVLPLYNVIRTIDRRLLQAAESAGARPSVAFFTVYVPLSLPGVAAGSIVVFISALGFYIFPALLGSPQEALIAQAIYDQTARSLNFGRSGVMGVVLLGVVAAVFGVVALASSLRHRANR
- a CDS encoding ABC transporter permease, translated to MTRTLTRTFLWLTAGLVAAFMLLPVLIVVPLSFSEKASFEFPPSGWSTRWYERFFSNSAWSTSLTNSLLIGVVVSVVSVIIGTAAALGLRRLSTRYSALLRLTFLAPLIIPGVVIAVGVYTLFLRSHLVGTYLGFVLAHTLMAFPFVVISVSASLASFDDRLLDASASLGASPITSFALITLPAIAPGVAAGALIAFVTSFDEVLLSMFIQDPSLRTLPVQMYSTLIRDTDPTIAAASTLILAVTTIGVTLVLTYAARKAKDAN
- a CDS encoding helix-turn-helix domain-containing protein, giving the protein MGGGDHVDTTTERERFGARLRSVRQGQGLTLNQVAARAGVTASALSQIERGRSGATIETVVRIAGALNVSTGSLFIEDNWRTQPLRRADRVAMRGSGGHLQEVLNRRGGTRFEVFEVQIPPGVSDAPHLYAHGDSEEMLLILDGALELQLGGHTYQLEEGDTIEFQTSIPHLVTNKRKTEARALWIISPPTSGRHYESDASPKGHRRTKDSNASD
- a CDS encoding TetR/AcrR family transcriptional regulator, with product MSLSSAERRGDARDRLLARLLDAYGEGLPSPEVSLREVAARAATSHALLRYHFGSLSGVLAAMLTVQRSRDNEALFKTAQQGTFDDLVVAIWRAYTRPEQLPRVRGFFHVVGLAAYNPDNFREFSDSLDDLTKMLAALAERDGLEPEDALTMATVAVAALRGLLLRQVLTPAVRSEDEIALILRMCKGQIGPRTPPHP
- a CDS encoding ABC transporter ATP-binding protein translates to MPTKLPRGIGAPVELKNLYKSYAGRDVVKNISMSINAGEFVTLLGPSGSGKTTTLNLIAGFTPITSGSIAVNGQDLSGTPAHKRGLGVVFQHYALFPHLTVDQNVMYPLRRRRISRAEARKRAGETLELVGLGGYGKRRVNQLSGGQQQRVALARALIYSPPLLLMDEPLGALDKRLRDALQMEIKRVQSELDSTCIFVTHDQEEALVMSDRVAVFNDGQIVQFDRPEVLYRQPANLFVARFLGDSVLLDGEGAGDVFTTSTGKIRLNQPHQGKGTLFLRPEKLRIAAQPNDVPESADTLRATVVRTIFVGPSAKVEVELADGTTAVARLADEHATLWRPGDSVHLWWTSQEARVLVD